A window from Candidatus Nitrospira neomarina encodes these proteins:
- a CDS encoding TrkH family potassium uptake protein has translation MTDGFGRLLIARFVGFRLLPGQIVALAALGLIFFGACLLMLPFATHPGVDISFLDALFTATSAVCVTGLIVVDTPHDFTLFGQGVVLGLIQIGGLGYALMATMILLILGRRLGLRDRMMLSESMNTMDLQGLVRFVKLVAMITFGLEGLGAVLLTLRFAVELPWGTAAYYGIFHSISAFNNAGFALFSDSFKSFQTDWSINGIITILVIFGSIGFFVFEDLLGNLRGQRFRLQTHTKLVLVTTALLIVGGTIGITILEWNNPSTFQSASIGKKLTISYFHSVSRTAGFTSIDIVDMRDATLYFLLLLMAIGGSPGSMAGGLKTTTAAIVFLTIINMLRRDRDVEVFNRRIPQDLITRALCFTVLAIVMITGMTLLLDSTESQPFLFLMFEITSAMGIVGMSLGNGETLSLSALFTDFGKVMIMLSMLLGRFGPLMIGLFAVKTAVSKPYRYAKARVIIG, from the coding sequence ATGACTGACGGTTTCGGAAGACTCCTGATAGCTCGTTTTGTCGGCTTTCGGTTGCTGCCGGGCCAGATTGTCGCATTAGCCGCCCTCGGACTCATTTTCTTCGGTGCCTGCCTACTCATGCTGCCATTCGCCACTCATCCCGGAGTGGACATTTCATTCCTTGACGCGCTCTTTACGGCAACCTCTGCGGTCTGCGTGACGGGTCTCATCGTCGTGGATACTCCTCATGATTTCACCTTGTTTGGGCAGGGCGTGGTTCTCGGATTGATTCAGATTGGAGGATTAGGATACGCCTTAATGGCCACGATGATTTTACTCATTTTAGGGCGTCGCCTGGGGTTGCGAGACCGCATGATGCTCAGCGAATCCATGAATACCATGGATTTACAGGGATTGGTCCGGTTCGTGAAACTGGTGGCCATGATTACTTTCGGATTAGAGGGCCTAGGCGCGGTGTTGCTCACGCTTCGCTTTGCCGTCGAATTGCCTTGGGGGACCGCCGCCTATTACGGGATATTCCATTCCATTTCGGCATTTAATAATGCCGGGTTTGCCCTTTTTTCTGATAGCTTTAAGTCCTTTCAAACAGACTGGTCCATCAATGGAATCATCACCATTTTGGTGATCTTCGGAAGCATCGGGTTTTTTGTCTTTGAAGATCTGCTGGGCAATCTTCGTGGGCAACGCTTTCGTCTACAGACCCATACCAAATTGGTGCTCGTCACCACCGCCCTGCTTATCGTAGGGGGAACAATAGGCATTACCATATTGGAGTGGAACAATCCCTCCACCTTCCAATCCGCCTCCATCGGGAAAAAGCTGACAATTTCCTATTTTCATTCCGTTTCCCGTACCGCAGGATTCACATCCATTGATATTGTCGACATGCGTGATGCCACCCTCTATTTCCTGTTATTATTGATGGCCATCGGAGGATCGCCCGGGAGTATGGCGGGAGGCCTCAAAACGACCACTGCCGCTATCGTATTTCTGACCATCATAAACATGCTTCGTCGAGATAGAGACGTCGAGGTCTTTAACCGGCGAATTCCCCAGGACCTCATTACTCGAGCCCTTTGCTTCACCGTCCTGGCCATTGTCATGATTACCGGCATGACCCTCCTGTTGGATTCTACCGAGTCACAACCGTTTTTATTTCTAATGTTCGAAATCACCTCAGCCATGGGCATTGTGGGTATGTCATTAGGGAACGGCGAAACACTGAGCCTATCGGCCCTCTTTACCGACTTTGGAAAAGTGATGATTATGCTGTCCATGCTATTGGGCCGGTTCGGGCCGTTAATGATCGGGTTATTTGCCGTGAAAACGGCCGTAAGCAAACCCTATCGTTATGCCAAGGCCCGTGTGATTATCGGGTAA
- the mtaB gene encoding tRNA (N(6)-L-threonylcarbamoyladenosine(37)-C(2))-methylthiotransferase MtaB yields the protein MNSDDFQQPQPRVTLYTLGCRLNQAETALLKDGFQQSGFIPVEFGQETDVFVINTCTVTEGAEVDCRRIVRQVLRHSPHAFVAVTGCYAQTGLEVLRRMADIDLIVGNQFKMKLPEIIPPFPRLKKQPEPLVHHGRIDPKNFSIEGVGAYTTTRANLKIQDGCQFMCSFCLIPFARGRERSRFLEDAVCEAELLVERGHRELVLTGVNIGQYRDGAADILTLIQRFEAIKGLERIRISSIEPTTVPESLLDYMSSSTKLCRHLHVPLQSGDDRILQAMNRRYSVREYQESMESALKRIPDLCFGTDVLVGFPGEGPREFANTEAVVRDFPFAYLHVFSYSPRPGTASTKLPHPVSPVTTKERSRSLRKISDHKRMAFQQRFVGRRVSVLFEAAEADGYWPGLTDNFLRVTVRSPHSLRNTIQPVVVTGMMSDTTLGLLEPISESPPPAQDLFSSSLVCVS from the coding sequence ATGAATTCTGATGATTTCCAACAACCCCAACCGCGTGTCACGTTGTATACGTTAGGGTGTCGACTCAACCAGGCTGAAACGGCTCTACTTAAAGACGGGTTTCAGCAAAGCGGATTTATCCCGGTCGAGTTTGGCCAGGAAACGGATGTGTTTGTGATCAATACCTGCACCGTCACGGAAGGGGCTGAGGTGGATTGTCGACGAATCGTTCGCCAGGTCCTCCGTCATTCCCCCCATGCCTTTGTCGCTGTTACCGGGTGTTATGCCCAGACCGGCTTGGAAGTGCTTCGTCGCATGGCCGATATTGACCTCATTGTCGGCAATCAATTCAAAATGAAGCTGCCTGAGATCATTCCGCCTTTTCCCCGGCTTAAAAAACAACCTGAGCCACTGGTGCATCATGGACGAATTGATCCTAAGAATTTTTCGATAGAAGGCGTTGGAGCCTATACGACGACCCGGGCAAATCTAAAAATTCAGGACGGGTGTCAGTTTATGTGTTCGTTTTGTCTGATTCCCTTTGCCAGAGGCCGGGAGCGAAGTCGGTTTCTGGAGGATGCGGTTTGTGAGGCCGAGCTGTTGGTGGAAAGGGGGCATCGGGAATTAGTGCTGACGGGGGTAAACATCGGGCAATACCGTGATGGAGCTGCCGATATCCTGACCCTCATTCAACGCTTTGAAGCTATTAAAGGTCTGGAGCGGATCCGTATTTCCTCTATTGAACCCACCACGGTTCCTGAGAGTCTCCTGGACTATATGAGTAGTTCCACCAAGCTGTGCCGGCATTTACATGTTCCCTTACAGAGTGGGGACGATCGTATCTTGCAGGCCATGAATCGCCGGTATTCCGTGCGAGAGTACCAGGAGTCCATGGAATCAGCACTGAAACGCATTCCAGATCTGTGTTTCGGCACGGATGTACTGGTGGGGTTTCCTGGGGAGGGCCCACGAGAATTTGCGAATACGGAAGCGGTGGTCAGGGATTTTCCTTTTGCGTATTTGCATGTGTTTAGTTACTCGCCTCGGCCCGGTACGGCTTCCACCAAATTACCGCATCCCGTGTCTCCCGTTACGACGAAAGAGCGGAGTCGATCTTTGCGGAAAATATCCGATCATAAGCGAATGGCGTTTCAACAGCGGTTTGTCGGGCGACGAGTCTCGGTGTTATTTGAAGCAGCGGAGGCCGACGGGTATTGGCCGGGGCTCACAGATAATTTTCTTCGTGTCACCGTTCGTTCTCCACATTCGCTCCGGAATACTATTCAGCCGGTTGTCGTGACCGGCATGATGTCGGATACGACGTTGGGGCTGCTGGAGCCAATTTCTGAAAGTCCTCCGCCGGCACAGGATCTGTTCTCTTCTTCACTTGTGTGTGTTTCATAA
- the miaB gene encoding tRNA (N6-isopentenyl adenosine(37)-C2)-methylthiotransferase MiaB — translation MSGPPLLLPTSLKARTRSPGQSGYQVYMETFGCQMNEYDSEIVRSLLKTRGFQFTPHDDEADVILFNTCAIRENAHNRVYGHLARYTNRKQERGLVIGVLGCMAQNLKQELMDTRSFIDVLVGPDGYRRLPDLLMDALENRKRGLAVDLSEYETYAHIVPDRPDGINGWIAVMRGCDNFCSFCVVPYTRGRERSRDPEGIIQEAHQLVSQGVRQITLLGQNVNSYRSGEWDFARLLIAVGDVPGIQRVRFMSPHPKDFPPALLEAVAEHPAVCKTIHLPLQSANDRILDRMGRGYTQREYRKLVEAIRKKGPLVLTTDIICGFCGETDEEFQETYRLMQEVGYQAAFVFKYSERKHTIAARKFVDDVPEQVKGYRTNQIVELQKEISLLKNKELIGTTVEVMLEGHSKKSDLQWMGHSDHNVTVVWPKDDKVRQPGDLVPVLVMDASPSTLYGHVRS, via the coding sequence GTGAGCGGACCCCCTTTACTCCTCCCTACCAGTCTGAAGGCCAGGACCCGTTCCCCTGGTCAAAGTGGCTATCAGGTGTATATGGAGACCTTCGGGTGTCAGATGAATGAATATGATTCGGAAATCGTTCGGTCGCTGTTAAAAACCCGGGGATTTCAATTTACGCCGCATGATGATGAAGCCGATGTGATCCTGTTTAACACCTGTGCCATTCGTGAGAATGCACATAATCGCGTGTATGGCCATTTAGCCCGCTATACCAATAGAAAACAGGAACGTGGATTGGTCATCGGGGTATTAGGCTGTATGGCGCAGAATCTGAAACAAGAATTGATGGATACCCGATCGTTTATTGATGTACTGGTCGGGCCGGATGGGTACCGGCGACTGCCTGATCTTCTTATGGATGCACTGGAGAATCGTAAACGAGGATTGGCCGTTGATCTGTCTGAATACGAAACGTATGCCCATATCGTCCCGGACCGGCCGGATGGAATTAATGGATGGATTGCCGTCATGCGGGGCTGTGATAATTTTTGTTCCTTTTGCGTGGTGCCCTATACGCGAGGACGAGAACGTTCTCGAGACCCTGAGGGAATAATTCAGGAAGCCCATCAATTGGTCAGTCAGGGGGTTCGGCAAATCACATTATTGGGACAAAATGTCAATTCCTACCGGTCAGGGGAATGGGATTTTGCCCGATTGTTAATCGCCGTTGGGGATGTCCCAGGGATTCAGCGTGTGCGGTTTATGTCGCCCCATCCTAAAGATTTTCCTCCTGCCCTGCTTGAAGCCGTTGCGGAGCATCCTGCCGTCTGTAAAACGATTCATTTGCCGCTGCAATCGGCTAATGATCGAATTTTGGATCGGATGGGTCGGGGTTACACTCAACGGGAGTATCGTAAGCTGGTGGAGGCTATTCGAAAAAAAGGTCCTCTTGTTTTGACCACCGATATCATTTGTGGATTTTGTGGAGAAACCGATGAGGAGTTCCAGGAGACCTATCGTCTTATGCAAGAGGTGGGATATCAGGCAGCGTTCGTATTCAAATATTCTGAACGAAAGCACACAATTGCAGCCAGAAAATTTGTGGACGATGTTCCTGAGCAGGTGAAGGGATACAGGACCAACCAGATCGTGGAATTACAAAAAGAAATTTCCCTTTTAAAAAACAAAGAACTCATCGGCACCACGGTGGAGGTTATGCTGGAAGGGCATTCCAAAAAATCCGACCTTCAATGGATGGGGCATAGCGACCACAATGTGACGGTTGTCTGGCCCAAGGATGACAAAGTCCGTCAACCAGGAGACCTTGTGCCCGTTCTGGTCATGGATGCCTCGCCTTCGACCCTTTATGGGCATGTCCGATCCTGA